A single region of the Changchengzhania lutea genome encodes:
- a CDS encoding UDP-glucuronic acid decarboxylase family protein: MKRVLITGAAGFLGSHLCDKFISEGFHVIGMDNFITGDIRNLEHLKENANFKFIEHDVTEFINIEGGLDYILHFASPASPIDYLKIPIQTLKVGSLGTHNLLGLAKAKNARILIASTSEVYGDPLVHPQTEDYYGNVNTIGPRGVYDEAKRFQESITMAYHRFHGLETRIVRIFNTYGPRMRLNDGRVIPAFMGQALRGEDLTIFGDGSQTRSFCYVDDQVEGIYKLLFSDYAYPVNIGNPYEISIGDFAEEIIRLTGTTQKVVYHDLPKDDPLQRQPDISLAKKILNWEPKIHREEGLKKTFAYFKTLSSEDLYKSEHKDFKHHIKN, from the coding sequence ATGAAAAGAGTTTTAATAACAGGAGCAGCAGGATTTTTGGGGTCACATTTATGTGATAAGTTTATTTCTGAAGGATTTCACGTTATAGGAATGGATAATTTCATTACTGGAGACATAAGGAATTTAGAGCATTTAAAAGAAAATGCAAATTTTAAGTTTATAGAGCACGATGTTACAGAGTTTATAAATATCGAAGGAGGGTTAGATTATATTTTACATTTTGCATCACCCGCCAGCCCTATAGATTATTTAAAAATCCCAATACAAACATTAAAAGTAGGCTCGTTGGGAACGCATAATTTACTTGGATTAGCAAAAGCTAAAAATGCTAGAATTTTAATTGCATCGACTTCTGAAGTTTATGGAGATCCTTTGGTACATCCACAAACAGAAGATTATTATGGAAATGTGAACACTATTGGCCCTAGAGGTGTATATGACGAAGCGAAACGATTCCAGGAATCCATAACCATGGCATATCACAGATTTCATGGCTTAGAAACACGAATTGTGCGTATATTCAATACCTATGGTCCAAGGATGCGTCTTAACGACGGACGCGTTATACCGGCATTTATGGGACAAGCTTTAAGAGGGGAAGATTTAACTATTTTTGGGGATGGTTCCCAAACACGTTCCTTTTGCTATGTAGATGACCAAGTAGAAGGTATTTATAAGTTACTATTTAGTGACTATGCCTACCCAGTTAATATTGGAAACCCTTATGAAATTTCTATAGGAGATTTTGCAGAAGAAATTATTAGGCTCACGGGCACTACACAAAAAGTGGTATACCATGACTTGCCTAAAGATGATCCGCTTCAACGACAGCCCGATATTAGTCTTGCAAAAAAAATACTTAATTGGGAACCAAAAATCCATAGAGAAGAAGGGCTTAAAAAAACCTTTGCGTATTTCAAAACATTATCATCAGAGGATTTATACAAGAGTGAGCACAAGGACTTCAAACACCATATAAAAAATTAA
- the purD gene encoding phosphoribosylamine--glycine ligase produces the protein MNILILGSGGREHTFAWKIAQSPLCKKLFVAPGNSGTAEVATNVNIGVTDFEAIKHLVIEKHIDMVVVGPEDPLVNGVHDFFLNDDAIKHVSVIGPQKAAATLEGSKEFAKEFLYRHDIPTAAYKSFTKETVDNGYVFLETLKPPYVLKADGLAAGKGVVILNDLEEAKAELKSMLVDAKFGKASTKVVIEEFLDGIELSCFVLSDGKNYKILPTAKDYKRIGEGDTGLNTGGMGAVSPVPFATPDFLNKIEERIVKPTIEGFKKDNLPYIGFVFIGLIKVGDDPKVIEYNVRMGDPETEVVLPRIKTDFVEILQAMANSTLDQINIEIDDRTATTIMLVSGGYPEAYEKGKEISGVDTIKDSIVFHAGAQWHDGKIVSSGGRVMAITSYGNAYQEAIKKSYQNIEKLHFDKMYYRKDIGYDL, from the coding sequence ATGAATATTTTAATTCTAGGTTCAGGCGGAAGAGAACACACTTTTGCATGGAAAATTGCTCAGAGCCCCTTGTGTAAAAAGTTATTTGTGGCACCAGGAAACTCTGGTACCGCCGAAGTAGCGACCAATGTGAATATCGGTGTCACAGATTTTGAAGCTATTAAACACCTAGTTATTGAGAAGCACATTGATATGGTGGTTGTCGGGCCAGAAGACCCCCTAGTAAATGGTGTTCATGATTTCTTTTTAAATGACGATGCCATAAAACATGTTTCGGTTATTGGACCACAAAAGGCGGCTGCAACCTTAGAAGGCAGTAAGGAGTTTGCTAAAGAGTTTTTGTATCGTCATGATATACCAACAGCAGCATATAAGAGTTTTACTAAAGAAACTGTTGACAATGGCTATGTTTTTTTAGAAACATTAAAGCCTCCTTATGTTTTAAAAGCAGATGGTTTGGCTGCGGGAAAAGGCGTTGTTATTTTGAATGATTTAGAAGAGGCTAAAGCCGAATTAAAAAGTATGCTTGTCGATGCCAAGTTTGGAAAAGCAAGTACAAAAGTGGTTATTGAAGAGTTTTTAGACGGTATTGAATTGAGTTGTTTTGTGCTGTCGGATGGTAAAAATTATAAAATCCTTCCAACAGCAAAAGATTATAAACGCATTGGCGAAGGCGATACAGGCTTAAATACGGGCGGTATGGGCGCGGTTTCTCCAGTACCGTTTGCTACACCCGACTTTTTGAACAAAATAGAAGAACGCATTGTAAAACCAACCATTGAAGGATTCAAAAAAGATAATTTACCTTATATCGGTTTTGTGTTTATTGGATTGATAAAAGTTGGAGATGATCCTAAAGTTATTGAATATAATGTAAGAATGGGCGATCCCGAAACTGAAGTGGTGCTGCCAAGAATTAAAACCGACTTTGTAGAAATTCTGCAAGCCATGGCGAATAGTACCTTAGATCAAATTAACATAGAGATTGATGATCGGACGGCTACAACTATTATGTTAGTATCTGGAGGTTATCCAGAAGCTTACGAAAAAGGAAAGGAAATTTCAGGAGTAGATACTATTAAAGATTCTATTGTTTTCCATGCCGGTGCACAATGGCATGATGGAAAAATAGTGAGCTCTGGCGGACGTGTTATGGCGATAACCTCTTATGGGAATGCGTATCAAGAGGCCATAAAAAAATCCTATCAAAATATAGAAAAACTACATTTTGATAAGATGTATTATCGTAAAGATATAGGGTATGATTTATAA
- a CDS encoding IS630 family transposase, with product MKTKVKKRKNQDAQEETRLRVADYLRKKLGTQRQAAEIFGITERSVNKIWARYRAGGKRALCSRKRGVQGGMKLKKDQAHKVRELIREKLPEQLKLPFGLWTREAVQQLISQKFGVELSRWQVGRYLKKWGYTPQKPIRKAFEQKPENVRKWLEEEYPAIEKRAKAERAIIYFGDETGCRSDHQAGKSYAPKGKTPIIKATGKRYTVNMISAISNRGHLQFMLMEKGFNSEVFKMFLLLMIKYSNKKIFFITDNHPAHKTIKLDQWLEENNDKIEVLFIPPYSPELNPQEYVNQDLKTNIIGKKRAINKEQLKENINDFMNKRKKDKPQVKKYFHHRHARYAA from the coding sequence ATGAAAACAAAGGTGAAGAAGCGTAAGAACCAAGATGCCCAAGAGGAAACACGGTTGCGTGTGGCCGATTATCTCCGCAAGAAATTGGGCACCCAGAGACAGGCCGCCGAGATTTTCGGTATCACCGAGCGTTCGGTAAACAAGATATGGGCGCGGTACAGGGCCGGCGGCAAGCGCGCGCTGTGCAGCAGGAAACGTGGTGTGCAGGGCGGCATGAAACTCAAGAAGGACCAGGCCCATAAGGTGCGGGAACTTATCAGGGAAAAACTTCCCGAGCAGTTGAAGCTCCCCTTCGGACTTTGGACAAGGGAAGCCGTACAGCAGCTGATATCGCAGAAGTTCGGCGTCGAGCTGTCGCGCTGGCAGGTAGGGCGCTACCTGAAAAAATGGGGGTACACTCCCCAAAAGCCCATAAGAAAGGCGTTCGAGCAAAAGCCGGAAAACGTACGGAAATGGCTGGAGGAAGAATATCCGGCGATAGAAAAAAGGGCAAAGGCAGAAAGAGCGATAATATACTTTGGGGACGAGACGGGCTGCAGGAGCGACCACCAGGCAGGCAAGAGCTATGCCCCTAAAGGAAAAACGCCTATAATAAAGGCAACGGGGAAAAGATACACGGTCAATATGATCTCCGCAATAAGCAACAGGGGGCATCTGCAGTTCATGTTGATGGAGAAGGGCTTCAACAGCGAGGTCTTTAAGATGTTCTTGCTACTGATGATAAAGTATAGCAATAAAAAGATATTTTTCATTACCGATAACCATCCCGCCCACAAGACCATCAAACTTGACCAATGGCTAGAGGAGAACAATGATAAGATCGAAGTATTGTTCATCCCGCCCTATTCCCCGGAACTGAATCCCCAGGAATACGTCAACCAAGATCTGAAGACCAATATTATCGGCAAGAAAAGGGCGATCAACAAGGAACAGCTAAAGGAAAATATCAATGATTTTATGAACAAAAGAAAAAAGGACAAACCACAAGTGAAAAAATATTTTCATCACAGACACGCCAGATATGCTGCCTGA
- a CDS encoding phenylacetate--CoA ligase family protein encodes MKFFTLSLKLNGFPLKEAKAELKAIQSLGDDNYSEFIERKKKAIVNYHLHHNPYYKNLAKLANPSDWSSLPIMTKCDLQVPLPDRLSKGYYSNSVYTNKTSGSSGHPFIFAKDKFCHALTWAVFMDRYSWFNLDLDRSKQARFYGIPLDKKGYYKERFKDVLGKRFRFSVFDLSANQMERTLEKFKTTPFDYMNGYTSAVVQLSKYLEEEGIILSTICPSLKACIVTSEMLFDDDRALLESQFGIPIVNEYGAAEVGLIAFQNKHNEWQVNSDDLFIEILDEDNNALPYGKTGRVVITSLYNKANPFIRYDLGDMGKLSTDSTLKKPILESLVGRTNDLVKLPSGKTAAGLTFYYVTKTVIEKDGNVKEFTIEQLTLNEFIISYVSLKVLSEKEKTKIKTAISEYLEPNLTVTFEQKQSLDRSNRGKLKQFKSYL; translated from the coding sequence TTGAAATTCTTCACACTTTCATTAAAACTGAATGGCTTTCCTTTAAAAGAGGCTAAAGCCGAATTAAAAGCGATCCAAAGTTTAGGAGATGACAATTATTCAGAATTTATAGAGAGAAAAAAAAAAGCCATTGTAAATTATCATTTACACCATAACCCATATTATAAAAACCTTGCAAAGCTTGCAAATCCATCAGATTGGTCTAGCCTTCCAATAATGACTAAGTGTGATTTACAGGTTCCCTTGCCTGACAGGCTTTCTAAAGGGTATTATTCAAATAGTGTATACACCAATAAAACCTCCGGATCTTCTGGCCATCCTTTTATTTTTGCAAAAGATAAATTCTGCCATGCACTTACTTGGGCTGTATTTATGGATCGATACAGTTGGTTTAATTTAGATTTGGATCGGTCAAAGCAAGCTCGATTTTATGGGATTCCTCTAGATAAAAAAGGCTATTATAAAGAGCGTTTCAAGGATGTGCTAGGTAAACGGTTTCGGTTTTCGGTTTTCGATTTAAGCGCTAATCAAATGGAACGTACTCTTGAAAAATTTAAAACAACGCCATTTGATTATATGAATGGGTACACAAGCGCTGTTGTTCAACTTTCAAAATATCTAGAGGAAGAAGGCATTATTTTAAGTACTATATGTCCATCTTTGAAGGCTTGTATTGTAACCTCTGAAATGCTTTTTGATGATGATAGAGCCCTTTTAGAATCTCAATTTGGCATTCCTATTGTTAATGAATATGGTGCTGCAGAAGTAGGCCTAATCGCATTTCAAAATAAACATAACGAATGGCAGGTGAATAGTGATGATTTGTTTATTGAAATTTTAGATGAGGACAATAATGCTTTGCCTTACGGTAAAACAGGCCGTGTGGTTATCACATCACTCTACAACAAGGCAAATCCCTTTATAAGATACGACCTTGGAGATATGGGTAAACTTTCTACAGACAGCACCTTAAAAAAACCCATACTAGAATCCCTAGTTGGGAGAACCAACGATTTGGTGAAACTCCCCAGTGGTAAAACTGCAGCAGGCTTAACATTTTATTATGTTACCAAAACCGTGATTGAGAAAGACGGTAATGTCAAAGAATTTACTATTGAGCAACTAACACTCAATGAATTTATAATAAGCTATGTGAGTTTGAAAGTGCTTTCTGAAAAAGAAAAAACGAAAATAAAAACAGCTATTTCTGAATATTTAGAACCTAATTTAACCGTTACTTTTGAACAAAAGCAAAGTTTAGACCGATCAAATAGGGGCAAACTAAAGCAATTTAAGTCTTATTTGTAA
- a CDS encoding undecaprenyl-phosphate glucose phosphotransferase, whose protein sequence is MSLIIDLGIINGAIFLFEINIINIYAFTLYVSLCWVIIAFRNHFYEIQRHTRLIQIITLILIQIVFFFIVLYAFIGFFKQPKISRLALGNYLLLVFALVSFVKILLFYVLKKYRSELGGNLRNVIVIGENEKTRQLIKIFKTRPEFGYRFKKQFTTKDDNFSLQQCFAFIVDNDINEIYSSVAELSNKQINRLIDFADNNLRELKFIPDNKDIYTKKLKYEYYDYIPIISLRTIPIQDSFNKFIKRLFDIIFSSFIIIFILSWLTPILAIFIKLESKGPVFFKQSRNGFNYQEFDCYKFRSMTPNKNAHLYQAKKGDQRITKVGKFIRKTSIDELPQFYNVLFGDMSVVGPRPHMVSHTNLYAQRVDKFMVRHFVKPGITGLAQISGFRGEIERDKDIINRVKYDIFYIENWSLLLDLKIMIQTFVNALKGEEKAY, encoded by the coding sequence ATGTCACTTATCATAGATTTGGGAATCATTAATGGTGCTATTTTCCTATTTGAAATAAATATTATAAATATCTATGCCTTTACGCTATACGTCTCACTGTGCTGGGTAATTATAGCTTTTAGAAATCATTTTTATGAGATACAAAGACATACTAGACTCATCCAAATTATTACGCTCATTTTAATTCAAATTGTTTTTTTTTTCATTGTTCTTTATGCGTTCATCGGTTTTTTTAAGCAGCCTAAAATTAGCAGATTAGCCCTAGGAAACTATTTGTTATTAGTATTTGCTTTAGTAAGTTTTGTGAAAATTTTGCTATTTTATGTGTTAAAAAAATACAGGTCTGAGCTGGGAGGAAATTTAAGAAACGTCATTGTTATTGGAGAAAATGAAAAAACCCGCCAGCTCATTAAAATTTTTAAAACAAGACCAGAATTTGGATATAGGTTTAAAAAGCAATTTACTACGAAAGATGATAATTTTTCACTTCAACAGTGTTTTGCTTTTATAGTTGATAACGACATTAATGAAATCTATTCCTCAGTAGCGGAGTTATCAAATAAACAGATAAATAGACTTATTGATTTTGCTGATAATAACTTAAGGGAATTAAAATTTATACCAGATAATAAGGACATCTATACTAAAAAACTTAAATATGAATATTATGATTATATCCCTATTATATCGCTAAGAACGATCCCAATACAGGACTCTTTCAATAAATTTATAAAAAGACTGTTCGATATTATCTTTTCATCGTTCATTATCATTTTTATTTTATCATGGTTAACACCAATCCTGGCAATTTTCATAAAATTGGAATCTAAAGGCCCTGTCTTTTTTAAGCAATCAAGGAATGGCTTTAATTACCAAGAGTTTGATTGTTATAAATTTAGATCTATGACACCCAATAAAAATGCCCACTTATATCAAGCTAAAAAAGGAGACCAAAGAATTACCAAAGTGGGCAAATTCATTAGAAAAACGAGTATCGATGAATTGCCCCAGTTTTATAATGTGCTTTTTGGAGACATGTCCGTAGTAGGCCCACGACCGCATATGGTGAGCCATACCAACTTGTACGCCCAGAGAGTAGATAAATTTATGGTACGTCATTTTGTGAAGCCAGGTATTACTGGGTTGGCACAAATAAGTGGTTTTAGAGGGGAGATTGAAAGAGATAAAGATATTATTAACCGCGTTAAATACGATATCTTTTATATCGAAAACTGGTCGCTATTATTAGATTTAAAAATTATGATCCAAACTTTTGTGAATGCACTAAAAGGTGAAGAAAAGGCTTATTAA
- a CDS encoding DUF6427 family protein, which translates to MAFVIGRFNLGINGVTILFVFKQMALFGLCYLSVLLLNFIVGKNELTKKSNYEMLLYSLFLLVIVQVTTNNYIIISNFFVLLGIRRMISLRSQIDVKKKLFDAAFWIALATLFYFWSILFFVLIIVSLFLYTDNKVNHWVIPFTGILCVFVIGVAISIIWYDGFFEVFRSLPQWSFNFSTYNTTQFIIAITLLFSFGIWSSLFYIKNIKQKKKGLRPSYYIILIAAFLAFILMILAPEKNGSEFLFLLGPLAIIITNYIESIDDKWFKEFFLAVLIIVPFVLLML; encoded by the coding sequence ATGGCTTTCGTAATCGGAAGATTTAATTTAGGTATTAATGGCGTTACTATACTATTTGTTTTTAAGCAAATGGCCTTATTTGGCTTATGCTACCTTTCTGTTTTACTGCTCAACTTTATTGTTGGAAAAAATGAATTAACAAAAAAAAGCAATTATGAGATGTTGTTGTACAGTTTGTTTTTACTGGTCATAGTACAGGTTACTACCAATAATTATATCATTATTTCTAACTTTTTCGTGCTATTGGGAATAAGACGAATGATTAGCTTACGGTCTCAAATAGATGTAAAAAAGAAATTATTTGATGCTGCCTTCTGGATAGCTCTTGCAACGCTATTTTATTTTTGGTCTATTCTATTTTTTGTACTCATTATAGTGTCTCTCTTCTTGTACACAGATAATAAAGTCAATCATTGGGTTATTCCTTTTACAGGCATATTGTGTGTTTTTGTTATAGGTGTAGCTATTTCAATCATTTGGTATGATGGTTTTTTTGAGGTCTTTAGAAGTTTGCCTCAATGGAGTTTCAATTTTAGCACATATAATACAACACAATTTATAATTGCGATAACCTTACTGTTTTCATTTGGCATTTGGTCTTCGCTATTTTACATTAAGAATATTAAACAGAAAAAGAAGGGGTTAAGGCCATCCTATTATATTATTTTAATAGCTGCTTTTTTAGCCTTTATACTTATGATTCTTGCCCCAGAAAAGAACGGTTCCGAATTTTTATTCCTGCTTGGGCCACTAGCAATCATTATAACCAATTATATAGAAAGCATTGACGATAAATGGTTTAAGGAATTTTTTTTAGCAGTATTGATTATAGTGCCTTTTGTTTTATTAATGCTGTAA
- a CDS encoding ATP-binding protein, which translates to MILREAHKELLNLSKQYKAIAIVGPRQSGKTTLVKYAFPDKPYVSLENLDTRNFALEDPKAFLEHYSNGAILDEVQRTPKLFSYLQQILDESNESAQFILTGSNNFLLQQSMTQSLAGRVGYLTLLPFSLAEIKDIAPKTVQEKLFKGFYPPLYDKPFEIQKWFSNYIRTYIERDVRQLKGIENLVVFERFIKLCAGRIGQLLNKNTLALEVGVDSKTIESWIGVLEASFILFRLQPHSSNFNKRVVKMPKLYFYDVGLASALLGVQNAKQLDLHPFKGNLFENMVVVELLKERFNKGKPNNLYFWRNSKGNEIDVVIDNFNKLIPIEIKSGKTITNDYFKGLKYWNHLTGYKGGKVVYGGEDYQKRSNNFEVIPLDLIPKKIKD; encoded by the coding sequence ATGATTTTAAGAGAAGCACATAAAGAGCTTTTAAATTTGTCTAAACAATACAAGGCCATAGCAATAGTTGGACCTAGACAGTCAGGAAAAACAACATTGGTAAAATATGCGTTTCCAGACAAGCCTTATGTAAGTTTAGAAAATCTGGACACAAGAAACTTTGCTTTAGAAGATCCAAAGGCGTTTTTGGAACACTATTCTAACGGTGCTATACTAGATGAGGTACAGCGAACGCCAAAGCTATTTTCATATTTGCAACAAATATTAGATGAGAGCAATGAATCAGCTCAGTTTATACTAACAGGCTCTAACAATTTTTTATTGCAACAAAGCATGACACAAAGTCTAGCAGGAAGAGTTGGCTACTTAACCTTATTACCCTTTTCGTTAGCTGAAATAAAAGATATAGCGCCAAAAACTGTTCAAGAAAAGTTGTTTAAGGGTTTTTATCCGCCATTATATGACAAACCTTTTGAAATTCAAAAATGGTTTTCAAATTATATTAGAACCTATATAGAAAGAGATGTGAGGCAATTAAAAGGTATTGAAAATTTAGTTGTCTTTGAAAGGTTTATAAAATTATGCGCGGGTAGAATAGGCCAATTATTAAATAAGAATACGTTGGCCCTCGAAGTTGGAGTAGATAGTAAGACCATAGAATCTTGGATTGGGGTGTTAGAGGCTAGTTTTATTCTATTTAGATTACAACCACATTCGAGTAATTTTAATAAACGTGTTGTTAAAATGCCTAAATTATATTTTTATGATGTGGGTTTAGCTAGTGCTTTACTGGGAGTGCAAAATGCAAAACAGTTAGATTTACATCCTTTTAAAGGAAATTTGTTTGAAAATATGGTTGTTGTAGAACTTTTAAAAGAGCGATTTAATAAAGGGAAACCTAATAATTTATATTTTTGGAGAAACAGTAAAGGGAATGAAATTGATGTGGTGATAGATAATTTTAATAAATTAATTCCTATTGAAATAAAGTCAGGAAAAACAATTACTAATGATTATTTTAAAGGGTTAAAATATTGGAATCATTTAACAGGTTATAAAGGAGGAAAAGTTGTTTATGGAGGAGAAGATTATCAAAAAAGAAGTAATAACTTTGAAGTAATTCCTTTAGACTTGATACCTAAAAAAATTAAAGATTAA
- a CDS encoding glycosyltransferase family 2 protein: MNPLVSIIIPTYNSEVFISETIHSVLNQTYSEWELLIVDDGSDDNTVDIIKEFQKLNSNIKLLINERNQGAAISRNKAINDAKGDYIAFLDADDLWLPHKLETQITFMRAENCVVSFSSYELIDELGNTLNKCVKSLPVLSYKKLLKSNYIGNLTGVYHVKTLGKITSPNLPKRQDWLLWLAAIEKSGKPAKGIEESLAYYRIRNNSMSSNKLNLLKHNYWVYYKGLGFSTIKSIYCMLVFLKEHVFVKSKQVVKTNVSPK, translated from the coding sequence TTGAATCCTTTAGTTTCCATTATAATCCCAACATATAACTCTGAGGTATTCATTTCGGAAACTATTCATAGTGTTTTAAATCAAACTTATTCGGAATGGGAACTCCTAATAGTTGATGATGGTTCAGATGATAATACGGTGGACATTATCAAGGAATTCCAAAAACTAAATTCAAACATAAAGCTTCTTATAAATGAAAGAAATCAAGGCGCTGCCATATCCCGTAATAAGGCAATAAACGATGCAAAAGGCGATTATATAGCTTTTTTAGATGCCGACGATTTATGGCTACCACATAAGCTAGAAACACAAATCACTTTTATGAGAGCCGAAAACTGTGTGGTGAGTTTCAGCAGTTATGAATTGATTGATGAGTTGGGCAATACACTAAATAAATGCGTAAAATCTCTACCGGTTTTAAGTTATAAAAAATTACTCAAAAGTAATTATATAGGGAATCTAACGGGAGTCTACCATGTAAAAACATTAGGAAAAATCACATCGCCTAACCTACCTAAAAGACAAGATTGGTTATTGTGGTTAGCTGCTATTGAAAAGTCTGGGAAACCCGCCAAAGGAATTGAAGAATCCTTAGCATATTACAGAATTAGAAACAATTCCATGTCCTCAAACAAATTAAATTTATTAAAACATAATTATTGGGTATATTATAAAGGATTAGGGTTTTCTACAATAAAATCAATCTACTGCATGCTGGTTTTCTTAAAAGAACATGTTTTTGTAAAATCGAAACAGGTTGTTAAGACAAACGTTAGCCCCAAATAA
- a CDS encoding DUF6341 family protein: MKDFFYAIEDLFVDVLFAPFDALRALELESWFAANIVSWLFIIVGFLAMLYWMKQLKTSDDNNEEDKSISAHSYL; this comes from the coding sequence ATGAAAGATTTCTTTTACGCTATAGAAGATTTATTTGTTGATGTGCTTTTTGCGCCGTTTGATGCCTTACGCGCTTTAGAACTAGAGAGCTGGTTTGCTGCTAACATCGTATCTTGGCTTTTCATAATTGTTGGTTTTTTAGCCATGCTTTATTGGATGAAGCAGCTTAAAACTTCCGATGACAATAATGAAGAGGATAAAAGTATCTCTGCGCACAGTTACTTATAA
- a CDS encoding ISAs1 family transposase, protein MNKFKSIFSKINDPRSDINKLHNLEDILLIGIISVICAADSWKDMETYAKAKVDFLRSFLDLPNGTPSDDTFNRVFSSIDSEQFETCFIDWVSNLIDITAGEVIPIDGKTLRGAKSNGKKSPFHMVSAWASKNNMVLGQVKVSEKSNEITAIPKLLELITVKGCVVTIDAMGCQKAIAETIIKQEADYILAVKENQKQLHQDILDEFRFGKTIDSHTDEDLGHGRIETRKCSVINDFKFIEDQDKWTGLESIVKVESIREFKNSDKPTETATRYYISSVKTDAKALQKMIRLHWGIENKLHWVLDVAFSEDASRKRAGNAAQNFSILSKIALNLLRKDKQTKQGLKGKRLKAAYDNNYLIKILGIKV, encoded by the coding sequence ATGAACAAATTCAAGTCTATATTCAGTAAGATAAACGATCCTAGAAGCGATATAAACAAGCTTCATAACTTAGAAGACATCCTTCTTATTGGTATAATTAGTGTGATTTGTGCGGCAGATTCATGGAAAGATATGGAAACTTATGCCAAAGCAAAAGTAGATTTTTTGCGTTCATTTCTTGATTTGCCAAATGGTACGCCCTCTGATGACACCTTTAACCGAGTGTTCTCTTCCATTGATTCAGAACAATTTGAAACCTGTTTTATAGATTGGGTCTCTAATTTGATTGATATAACGGCTGGCGAGGTTATTCCCATTGATGGTAAAACCTTGAGAGGTGCTAAATCTAATGGTAAGAAATCCCCTTTTCACATGGTAAGTGCTTGGGCAAGCAAAAACAATATGGTTTTAGGACAGGTCAAGGTTTCTGAAAAATCCAATGAAATTACGGCCATACCAAAACTACTGGAACTAATTACTGTAAAAGGATGTGTAGTTACCATTGATGCCATGGGCTGTCAAAAGGCTATTGCAGAAACTATTATTAAACAAGAAGCAGATTACATCTTAGCTGTAAAAGAAAACCAAAAGCAATTGCATCAAGATATTCTAGACGAATTTCGCTTTGGCAAGACTATAGATAGCCATACCGATGAAGATCTGGGACACGGCAGGATAGAAACACGAAAATGTAGTGTTATCAATGACTTTAAATTTATTGAAGACCAAGATAAATGGACAGGGCTGGAAAGTATAGTAAAAGTAGAAAGTATTAGAGAATTTAAAAACTCCGACAAGCCAACAGAAACAGCTACAAGATATTATATATCAAGTGTGAAAACAGATGCAAAAGCACTACAGAAAATGATACGCTTACATTGGGGAATTGAAAACAAACTACATTGGGTACTCGATGTGGCTTTCTCTGAAGACGCCTCAAGAAAAAGAGCTGGTAATGCTGCCCAAAATTTCTCTATACTAAGCAAAATTGCACTAAACTTGCTAAGAAAAGATAAACAAACCAAGCAAGGACTAAAAGGAAAAAGGCTAAAAGCGGCTTACGATAACAACTATCTTATTAAGATCTTAGGAATAAAAGTGTGA